The nucleotide window GTCAATGTACTGCTTGCTGCGCAGCCAGTTGAGGCTGCCAACCTCAAAGTTGGACCACTAAAAAACAGTCAGCGAATGCatgcgtcgccgccatggggAGGCGCTGGACGCACAAAGTGGCAACGGTTATACGTGtctccgccgtcgtcgctcagAAAGCCCATTGAGTTGTCGGCGGCAATGTGTTCGGGGTGGTTCTTCATGAACTTCTTGGTGCTGTCCCAGAGGGTCTTGATGGTCTCGACGTATTCGTAGAGGCTGAGAACGAAACTGTACTTCTTGCCCTGCTCGTGCATGAGGCGAAAGGGGTCGTAGTGGATGTCGCAGTAGAGTTCGATGGAGGGCTCGACGCGCCAGTAGTAGTCGTAGTTCATCATGAGGGGCTggcggaagaagaagcccgaCTCAAATCGGCACATGTGACGGTAGCTGATGGAGTCGCCGTAGATGATCTTGCGCTCCGCCATGTCCTCGCGCAccttcttggccttttcCTGGTCAATCCACTCGGGGAAGGACCAGTGCTCCTTGGGAATCTCGCCATAGTGCGTCTTGCCCGAGACGAGCGAAGTCGTCACCTTCTTGAAAGTGTCGTCAAAGGGCTTGTCGTTGAGGAAGACCCAGTCGTAGTTGTAGCGCTTATTGAACCGGTCCTCGACCTGGCGGATGGAGCGGGCGATGTCCCACACGTCGCTGTTGCGAGCCAGGGTGACGAAAGTGGCATTCATGCGCGGGCCGGGGGCGATGCCAGTGAGGTCGTTGTCCCAGTTGGGGTCCTCCGGGCTCAGGGCCAGGGGGAACTCCTTGGCGTCGCCCGTGGGGCGCTTGGTCGTGGAGATGTCGGCGGGCTTGTCGGCGGGCTTGTCGATGGGCTTCTTGTCCGtggctggcagcggcggcgtaATCTTGGAGTCCGTctgcggcggcttgggcttctcggcggcgggcggcgattTGTCGGAGGCGTGGGGAATGGCATCGCGGATGCTGACGGCATCGTATTTGGAATTTGAGACGAAGTAAAAGAGGGCGAGAGTCTATTTAATTAGTAGGGGTTCGTCAGCGCGAGAGTCAGTGGTGCTCCCCCATGCTCTCGGAGTTTATGCGGCGCGCATAAAACAGCACGATATAGTAGGAGGGGGAACTGTCCCGCTGGGGGTCGCAGGGGAGACGCACGAATATGGCGATGGCAATGTAGCGCACGTAACGCGAGTTTCCGCCGGCCATCATGATCGGGATCACTCGCCTGCGATtgcagcgagcggcggcggcggacaggcGTGTCGTAGTGAAGgaagcgagagagagaagaagacAAAAGAGGTAAAACAATgacggaggggaggggggagagagggagaaagaGCGAGCTCGATACGAGAGCAGCaggaagagggagaggaaaacgaccctggcggcggccctcaCATCAGGGGTCAGCGTTGCGTGGTCTCACCGGCTACCACCCACGGGGGCCCGTAGCGTGGATGTAGCGTGTCCAGCAtgggctggtgctggtgctgcgctgggctgggctgggcgtgGGCTGGACGGGAGGCGCGGAGCTGAATGGCAGGTTGAGTTGCACTTTGTACCTGTCCGCAGATATttacatacgaagtacttcgtatactgaGGTAGCGCGCCACGTCtgcctttctctctctcgcgtTCAGGTGCCGAGAACCAACCAAGCAGTTTGGGTTACTGCAGAAGATTTAGCTCAGCAGGCGCGCTcgaaaagggggggccgCCAGGAGACTTGTCGATGGTGGCTGGGCGgatagtggtggtggtggtggtggtccgGTGCGAGGCCAGGGCTGCCATCTCACTTGGAGGTGGcgcggtgcagtgcagtcTCGAGCCGATATCAGCAGCTCGCTCatcagggcgacgacgggtaACACGAGATGAAATCAATCGTTGGGCGCGTCGCACGGAGCACCGGCCGCATTGCTTTCTTTGcgcgaagaagacggcagacggccaaggcaccACAGCCACCCCCGTCTGTATGACGAGTCGGCGACTGCGTGCTGCGTGGTACGGCTCACGAGGTGTTTGCGCCTTCTTGGTTTTATTTGGCACATGCCTCTGTATGCTAAGTTACCTCTGGGTCCGAAAGGGGCATCCACGCTCGTCAATAGACATGGTACTGTGGCCGTCCTTGGTCGCAACGTCTGCCTTCGTGGGTAGCTTTGAGCCCGCATCGAATGGATGGATAAGGTCCTAAGGTGCAGGTGGGTTCAATACATGTGCTTTTTAGAAGGTGGAAGGTACCTACACAGGCCCGGCTGCGCTGGCGtggcccgtccgcccgcccgctcgcgccGTCCTTTGATCAAGTACGCAAGGTACCAACCAAagcaaggtaaggtaccATAATTCCAAGTTATTTACTAGTGTCGCCAGTTGATGAACCCATCTCAGTTATCAGGTACAATGCCAAGCCATGCACCCGCTTGTCACGGCGCAATAAGCCTCAAACCTGTTGTCCCATTCCTCCGTCCTGTCTGCACGCGGCTGGCCCGGTTGTTGTTATTGTGGCTGTTGCATCGTTGCTCGGGACTTGCCTTGCATCACTGGTGGGTTCTTGGCTTGGCTCACCCCATCGACACACCATTACGTGTGCAACCGACTGCGACATTGGTGGCGCACATGCCCCAGGGTCCTTGCTTGTTGGCCTtcccgcgacgggcggccgtggaTCGTCgacgggatggatggcgggaCGGAGGTGCCAGGTCAGGGTTTGCTCACAGCCAATTACCATCTTACTGAATAACTCTGTAGGTAGACACCAACAAGACCAATCAAGGTTGGAGACCACATATCCGTACTTCTCACAAGGACGCACTTCTCACAAGGATGCAGTACCACATTGCACAGAAGCAGACAAGACACAGTCTGCTCTTTGTCGTGGCagtctgcctgcctctcACTTGCCCCGTCAAGCCGCAATAGATGCCTGCGCGGGAACTCTCCCCgtcattggcggcggcggcggcggctgagctCAGTTGTGGGCGTGGCGTGTGCTGCCGCTTGCCTGCCCCGGGCGGCTCAGCGTTGTGCACTTGTTGACGAAGAGCCAGCGCGACGAATAGATACATGCCCAGTTCACTTCAACCCGAGTTCACAAGTACTACCAAGGTAGTTGCCAAGGTGCCTCTACCTGTATACAATGTGGACCACAAATACCGCCCGCAGTACTACGTACGAAGAAATAAACAcaagccgtcgccgcccaaaGTGAGAAATCATGCACCAAGACTCCGTTTGAGTTGGTGCCTGTGCCTCGAACAGCTGGTTGCTAATTGATATAGCTGCCTGGGCCTAGGGGTATGTGGTCAGCGTCCATGTCGCCTTATAGGTGGGCGGCAGTACGCCCACctgcatggccgccgtgcgTTATTGCTTcgtaggtacgaagtacgatGATGGAAGGCCCCGAGGCCCTGACTAAGAACATGCCGTGTGGGTTTCGACCGTCTGGGCACCCACGTGACTGGACGTAGGTAAACGCTGGATGCTCTGCAGTTGGCGCTGATGGTTGCGCTGagggcccgcccgccgcacgCGGAATTTGCCAGCCCATCGCCCACAGTCCGCCAAAGACCAACTACTGCTACCACCAGGTGGGGAACATCGTCAACGTCAGTTCCTCTCCCTCACTGCGCATCTTCTCAATCTCAAAACGCGGCCGACTCccatcgccgcggcccgCACGTTGCATCCAAGACGTGCCGTCTACATCGCTTCGTCTCCCATTGTCCGAGTGAGTCGCTGCAGCATCGCTCGGCCCCCGGGGGTCTTCGCCTCGTTTCGGTATTTTCAGAGCTTCTCTGAAGGGCACCATGATAGATTTGTGCGACCTGGCATCTCTCGCGACTCTCTTATCCTTCTAGTGGTGAGTCGATCCTTTTTGATCCTCTGCATCACCCTCGCCTGCGGTCTGCGACCCTGCGACATGATCCTTGTCTCCCTCCCTGCTCATGCGTTGCGCGCCGGAGCCACCGCTCCCTGCTCGGCAAACATGACCTGCCTTGGGCCCATTTGTCGCCGCCTTGACCTCTCTTCCCACGGCATCCGCTGATCCTCTCGCAGTACCATCGAAGCTCTTCCCGCGGCTCTGCTCTAGCCAGTCCAACATGTCGTTTTTTGGGTTCGACACCAGTGGCCAAGGTCACAACACCGCGGCCCCGGGCTTCTCCCAGGCCCATGATCCGTTTGCTGGACTCTctggccgcgacgacatcggcgacgacgccctcgagtTCGAAGATACATACGATGGGCTCGGCGACCAGCTCGACGAAACCGACGATGTCTTCAATGATGATACTTTTGGCGGCGACACCGGCCCCACCGGCAAGGTTGGCAAGGACTTTGACTTCTTTGGCCAGAcggccaaggtcgccgaTGCCATCGAGGAGGAACATGTTCGCTaccaccgccagcagcccaTAACTAGGTCCAACGTCCAGCAGGCCCAGCCCGCCATGCAGCCGACGTCCTACTATGGCCAGCCTCAGACACAGCGTCCCGCCCGATCGGGTTACGAAAAATACCGCGACAACGAGCCCATGCCTGACTTGCACGTCGATCAGAGCATCTGGGGCATCGGCCCATCCAAACCCGCCACGGCACAGCCCACCGCTCCTCAGGCCCAGGCTGGGAGGAAGATCATGAGTCTGGAGgaagtcgaggccgccatgcGCGCTCAATCGAAACCCGCCCAGCCGCAAGCGTCATTCACAGAGCCCTCGTCGTACCcgcctgtcgccgccggctacCCTgctccgcagcagcagtttcagcagcagcagcaacaccagcagcaacacgcTCAGCCTCATCTGGGTCACGGACATCCCGTCACCATCTTGCAACGGCCCCAGGCGCACCAGCATGCGAAGCTCCCAACAACCTCGGAGAAACTGcccacgccgcagccgcagccgcaaccgcagcacgcgcagcgccagccagctcctACCCAGCCCATGCAGATCCTTCAGAACCCGAACCGCATCTCAACCGATGCCGCCCGCATGGGCGTCCATGGacaccagcccagccgctcTCAGGGCTCGCTGCAGGGGATCCAGCAGGCCCTCCACGCGCACCCTCATCTGATGCAGATGTCGGAGGACGAGAAAGTCGCTTTCCTAGACCAAGAAACGAAGCGTGCCAAGCGGAACCACAAGATCTGGCTCCTGTCCAAGGATAACGGGCTCATGACTCCCCAGGACAAGAACTTCATCACCCGCATCCAGCTTCAACAGCTCGTTTCTGCCACGGGCAATGTCGAGCAAGGGGGCGACGCTCTCTCTGAAGACTTCTACTACCAGGTCTACAGCCACATCCGAGCTGGCCAGCGTCAGaaccccagccagccgctcAGCAACTTTGCCCAGACGTACCTGTTCCAAACGGGCAGCCGCCATGGCATGCGGAGACacgggcggcccgccgaAAACCACATCCAGCGCATGGAGCAGCAGGTCCAGCGCGCGGTGGAGGCCGCCAAGAACAAGCCCAAAAACCcgcagctcgtcatcgcgGGCAGCCTGGGCAAGATTTCCTTCAGCAACGCCAAGACGCCCAAGCCGCTGCTCAACATCAAGCGCACCGAGAGCGAGTCGACCCGACCCAGCAACGGCAAGAAGTCGCCACCACAGAGCGGACTTGACCGCAAGAGCATTCTTCGCAATGTCGAAAAGGTCTACGAGACGCTCATGAAGATAGAGGACCACGTACGCCTACTGCCGCCCCCGCTCACCGGTCAACCCGACCCCGTGCTGGAGGAGAAGCATAAGGAATGGAGtgccatcctcgacgcctACAACGCCAAGCTATGGAACGAACTCAAGGTCCACGAGCCCATCGGTGCCACCGTGCTGCACCCGTTCATCGCCTTCCTCTCTTGCGCCAAGGGAAAGAAGGCAATCCCTCGCATCTTTCCGCACCTCAGCTTTGAGCAGCGGACCACCATTTTGACCATGATTGTCTACCATCTCGACCAGCTGGACGTTgtcgacggggccgccgtcgacaacggAGAGCACCTCAACTCGCGTATGCGAGAGAATATTGAGCTGTTCATCTCTACCGTCATGCCTTCGTTGATGCAGTACTTCAACGATACTGGACTGGATATTGTGGACGGGCTCCTCAACCTGCTTGCCACGAAGCTGAACATTGACCTGATTGCCCGGACCAGAATTGGAGTGTCCATGCTCACCCTGATTTTGagccgcgccgtgctgctgaAGCAGACTGGCGCGGGTAGCCCCGAGCAGTGGGAGAAGTGGTACGTTTGCGCTTTTGTCGAAACTTGGAAGAGAACACACAGCTAACCAAGCACTAGGGACCAAACATTCGAGATTCTGTTCAGCAAGCTCGAGCCTTCGCTGCCGTACATGTTCCCCGGCAGCGTCAACGCCGGCGTTGACGTTTACGTGTGGCAGCTCCTGGCCGCCATGGGAGTCACTGCTACGCACGACCAACAGAcgcggctggtgctggccgtcaaggaccgcgtcctcgacacCGTATCGCTGGCCAAGACGCTCCCAcctgccatggcggcggagcgccTCGGCAGTGTCAATCTGTTTATGCGTTCTATCGGCCTGGACGTGGAGCTGCTTCAGTAGAGACGGAACGTGCGGGGCTCGCATTTGGCTGTGTGGTCCGGCCCTCTGCCCTTTCTTGGGGGCTGTTTCATGGCAGGTCGCTTACCTATCCTtgggcgctgctgctatCTCTAGGCACATCGGGCTGGGATGTGCTTTAGGAGGCCATGCGCGAGGGATGAGAGGCACGTCGTGTACATGGACTGGATGGAGCAACCATGCCCAAATCGGCCTGCAGAACGTGGCGAAGGGGGAGCTTCCCTGCATCGTGTCGCTACTGTACACTAGGAAAGGGGGGCAGGATATGCCGCGATACCGAAGTGGACATCCTGGACatggcgtggcatggcatggcgtggATGGGGCTGTATTTAATCCCATGCAGCGTGGATTTCGgtgcgaggacgaggggaaCGCGCGAGTGCTTTTACAAGTTCATATCAAAAAAGAATCTATTTTTCCCGCGATACGATGCTTACGAGTCCCATTGGGGGTAATTTGTCTTGGCCACAACCCCGTTCCTTGACTCCCTTTGCGCCGACCCATGTGAAAGCACGTGCGTGACGACGCACATGGCTCAATACTTACATCTTGCTTGCAGCTAGATTTGCCTTTTGGCTTCTTGCGTGGCTGACCGACGGGGCGGCTCAGTCAATGTTGACGGTGGTCTTGGACGTCGATGCTTTTGCCCGACCACCCCTtcggggggcggcgcctgccgtgcctccgcctcgcgtCGTCCTGCCCTTTGGCCTTCTGGCCTCATCGGGGGCAACTTCGGGATGCTTACCCTTGGGCTCCGCCTTCACGACCGGGGGTTCCGGCTCGGGGGGGTCGggcttgacgatgccgctgacggcctcgagcagctgcttgTCGGCCCATTTGGCACCGAACCTCGGcaccgcgtcctcgaggggcggctgctgctgtgcttgggcgtccttgccgtgcacggcggcggcggctgtgggctgggcgtcgtcggcctttgGCCTGAGGAAGAGGCTCTCGTTGTACACCTCCCAGGCAGCCTCCTCGTTTTCGTCCGTGTAGCGCATCTTGCGCCAAGGCTCGCTCTGGACGTAGCGCAGGCGGTCGGCCATGGTCTCGGTTgtgacggcgtcgccgtcgccggtggCCTTGATGGTCATGTGGatggcgcgcgcagcagtggaggaggcgccgccggcaccggcgtctttggaggcggcggcggcggcgttgcgctCCTGTTGCGTGGTGGCGTCGATGTGATGTAGCTGCGGGCGGAGGTGGACGAGCGAGGAGACGGGTGTAAGATGGAGATCCTCTGCGTGACGGGCAACAGTCAGCTTGCGAGCCATGGGCATGGCCTCTGGGACAGGAGGCAAGGGGAGGGAACACTCACTGCCTTGAAAGACGCCGACCATGTACTGCACCTCGTTGGTGTCGGGGtactggccgccgagggtcTGCGTGCGCAGGACCTTGTCCTGCCTCACGGCGTCGTTCCAGTCGAGGTActggtcctcgtcgtctgcgccggcggccgcggcgtcgcccttcttgcggccgggccctcgctgctggacggcgccgaagccgaagccgccggcgaggccgtggctgccgccgttcttggtggccatggaggcgtTGAGTGTGCGCCCCCACTTGAGGCCCTTCTCGCGATCGTAGGCGACGCCCGTGTCGAGGGGCatgtcgacctcgaccaTGCCCGAGTGGGCCTTGACGCGCATctcggtgggcggcgggcgcggcgcgtcaTCGGTACGGTTCGGGTGCTGCAAGACGAGAAGTCGCCGGccgagcggcagcgccgggtTGAGGAAGACCTGATACGACGCCGTGATGGGgtccgaggacgagtcggccgtgtcgtttgtgtcgacggccttgggggctgcggctgtgggcatggcgcgcggcggtcgGAGAGGGGGGAATTTttcagggcggcggggcgtcCTCGATGAGTGCGTCCTCTCCCAGCGAAGAGGGAACGATCAATGTCGAGGCCCCGAGGAATCACACAAGGCGCAGCATTgggagcgagggcgaggttggTGACGAGGTGGGGGTTTGTCGGTCGCAAACTGCGTGCCAACAAGCGGCTTTCAAGAAAATtcatggtggcggcagctctTATCTTATCAGCCAACCGTGGACGGCGGGATGAGGCAGGAGTGCGCCCAGACTACActtgcccgccatggcagACGCCAGAAGAAGACTTGACCTCACAAAAGCTGCAATTGATACGTGGCAGTCGGCCCATGTCTCGCCAATGTGCGTCTCGCCAATGTGCCGTGACGCATCGGCCATTTGCCCGTGGCGCGCCCGCTTGCGACAAAATGTGCTTTCCCCGCTATCGCCTCGACTTGTGGCTTCGTGACCCCCTGGTTGGAGAAGTGCGGAGGATTCAAGAGCACCCCGCCTCGCCTGTTGGCGTCTCATTTGTCTGAGTCACCGAAGTCGAAGAAGCAGGCAGGACCATTAATACCTAGGTTCTCTGTATGTATACTGAACTTATGTACCTCTACATCTAATGCTCCACCTCTCTGGGTTCCCCCCCGCGTAGCCTGACTTATTGGCGCCAGCTTGGCAGAGTGCAAAAGCGATACACCTGATGTACTGCCGGTGGCCAGTTGGAGGTCGATGCCATTGTACACGGAAACATGCGTGGGTACCGTGCCCGCCATGATTCACCATGACTCTGTGGACAATTGGTGGCGGGAGAGACAGTGGGACAAGCCATGATGGCATGGACACGAACGCCCCAGAAGACATGGTGCGAGGATGCCATGCCACGTCTTGGCTGGAACGAAGTGATGGGGAGATGAAAATAGTCTTTGAATCTCAAAGAAAGAGGCAGGCACGTTTTGATGCATAGATGTTGTATTGGGGCGATGTAGGCCGCAGGATCTACCTCCGCTTTCCCCTGTcccgccggccgccttcCATGACCCTGACCTTCTTCTGGAACCGCTCCCCAATCtccgggccatggccgctgcccctcggcCCGTCGGACGTGTCGAAGCCGCGCTTGCGACTcttgtcgagcagggcgcgtacgctgccgccagcgggCCCCTTGCGCTTGGTGAGGCGGTCGATGcggtcgacgccctcgccaagaTCGCGCcactcctcgccgccgaatTGCATACGGGCACTGCGACCGGCCTCCTTGTTCTTCTTTGCGCGGTCCTTCTTGCTGAGCTTGGGGAGGCGCACGAGATTGGTCTCTTCGTactcgcggcgctcgtcctcgtccttgcgctcctgcgccgtcttcatcttGCGTCCGCCCTGGACGATGGTCGTACCAATACTAGGCTCGACCATGGGCGCGGCGGACAGCTCCGAGTTGACAAACTCCTCCATGGTGTGAGAGCGctgtggccggcggccgtcggacttgtcgcgcgcgcgagtAGTCTCCATGACCGCGCGGTCGCGCTTCGGTGGCCGGTAGATGCCCGAGGGGCCATCGTCGCGCTCAGTCGGGCGGGCCgtcacgtcgtcgacgagagTATGGAGGTTGGGTGCGGctgctcggccagggcggcgtgAGTGGCTGGGTCGGCGGTCCTGGGCGGCATCATTATCCCCCTCGTCGgagtcgtcttcgtcctcgtcgtccgaccCGGACTCTGAACCTGAGTGAGCCCCTTTCGAGGTTTTCTTGCCATTCATCTGCTGATCGCGCTGTGTGTCCTCGGCGGTCCGCAAAAAGCGCTCAATGGAAAAGCGTAGCTTCTCTTCGAGGGGCCGCGCCCCCTTCTCCAGGTAGAGGCGTAGCTCGACGAGCTTAGCACGGACGGAGTCATCCAGATCGGTGCTGCCCGCGGCCGACTTGGCATTGCGTAGCTTGAGAAGGATGAGAAAGACGAGATTCTGGAGGTaggagagcagcagctcgttCTTGACGTCTAGTAGGGAAATGCCGTCCTTGGGGTGCTCGATCTCGGCGATCTTCGGGGTCGCTTCTTGGGCGAGCGACAGCGACTGAGTCAGAGAGCCCAGAAGGGCCGGCAGGGTCGTCGGtgcggccatggcctctgTCCACCGCGTGGGTTGGaatgacgacggcaacggtAATGGCAATGGTCGATGTTGATGAGGTGCAGTGGAAAATTCGAGGCTTCCCACCGCGAGCATCAAAACGgcacttttttttttgtcgaAACTTTTTAGCGGGGCCATCCATATCAGCTGGCCGCCCATGACCGCCAGGCTGGTTCCAGGTTACCGCCCGCCACCCAGCGGGGCCGCGAGAcacgggcgggcgcctcgggcTGCTGAGACATCCATTGGACACACCTCCAGGGTACCTAGCGAGCGACGGGACGGAATGGAGGTGGCCACGGGCAGCACCACCGGCCCCGCCATAGGGACATGACGCGCTGTGCCGCAGCTACCGTTGGCGCTGCAGAGCGCTCCAGCTACCTGTACCTTCCTACCCACCGCCTAATAACGTCGCAAACGCTCCAGGCGGGCTCCAGCTGCACTGACGATGAACTTGGTGAAGGTGAGATGCCCACGTCAGCGCTCCTAACTAAGCCCCTTTGGGAATTTTTGCCAGCTCCCGAACGACAACCTGGCCTGCGGAATGATGAGGGAAACCTGGAAGCTGCGGCTGCCTTGCACTCCCATTCAGACACGACAACCATCGCCAGCCTGGTCGCTGCACCCACGATTCTCACGGACACCGCCATCTGCGTCCGACCGCGACACGCGCCTTCTCACTGCGTCCCGCTGTGTCTGCGGCCCGTTGCGACCTGATCCCGTTCGCATAGACATACGCCTCTTAATTAAGTACTCCGTCCGTGCTGGTCCAGCCCCGTCCTGGGCTTGCTCATCACCCACCCAAGGCGACGCCGAAtctcgagccgccgcctccctgcGATActcgcgacgccgacgcccctTGGAATGGTCTGAACAGAGCAAGCCATGTATTttcgagacgctgcgcctGCGGCGCTCTtcgcggcgctcctcgccgcgccgcagctcgcCTCCGCCTTCTACCTGCCAGGCGTCGCACCGACCTCCTACAAGCCTGGGGATCGCGTTCCGCTCAATGTCAACAGTatcaagcccgtcgccgcgctgcaggACTACCGTTTGCACTCGGTCATCTCGTACGACTACTACCACCCAGCGTTCCAGTTCTGTCAACCAAAGGATGGGCCCGAATATGTCTCGGAGAGTTTGGGGAGCATCCTCTTTGGCGACAGGATCATGACGTCGCCTTTTGAGCTGTATATGGGCAAGAACGAGACGTGTAAGCCGTTGTGCAAGGCGACGTACCCAGAGAAAATGAGAGAATTCGTCATCGAGAGGATCGAGCAGGGCTACAGCCTCAACTGGCTTGTGGATGGCTTGCCCGCCGGGCAGAAGATTCAGGATGATCTGACCGGCACCACCTTCTATAGCCCCGGCTTTATGCTCGGTGGCTTCCTTGGTGAGGACATTGAGGATGAGGAGATCTTTTTCAACAATCACTACGAGATCTGGATCGAATACCACGAGGTCAGCGGCGACCCGAACCAGCTTCGCGTagttggcgtcgtcgttcaACCCGGGTCCAAGGACTACCCTGGCGAAGCTGATTGTGGCGACAACCACGGCCCCGTCCTCTTCAAGTCGGGCGAGAAGGACCAGGAGGTGCAGTTCAGCTACAGCGTCTACTGGAAAAAGTCGGACACGGCCTGGGCCACTCGTTGGGACAAGTACCTGCACGTCTTTGACCCCAAGATCCACTGGTTCTGGCTGATAGACACGGCCATtatcgtcgtcatccttgTCCTCACCGTCATGTCAATCCTGGTCAGGACGCTCAAAAAGGACATTACCCGCTATAACCGCCTGGACCAGATCAACCTCGACGATCTCAGCGGAACCtccgcgctcgaggacggcgtgcAGGAAGACTCGGGCTGGAAGCTGGTCCATGGCGATGTCTTTCGCACGCCTTCGCGCCCGCTTCTCCTCTCCGTGCTTCTGGGCAATGGCGCACAGCTCTTTGTCATGAccggcaccaccatcgtCTTTGCCCTCCTCGGCTTCCTCTCGCCGTCGAATCGCGGCTCTCTGGGCACAATCATGATCCTACTTTACACCCTtctcggcttcgtcggcggctaTGCCTCTGCCCGCGTGTACAAGGCCCTGCAGGGCGAGCAGTGGAAGCTCAACATCGCGCTCACCCCTCTGTTGGTTCCCGGCATCGTCTTTTCCGCCTTCTTCCTGTTGGACATTTTCCTGTGGGCCAAGGGGTCGTCAGGCGCGGTGCCCTTTACCACGATGCTCGTCATCATTGGCATCTGGTTCGTCATCTCGATTCCTCTTTCCGTGGCCGGCTCGTGGCTCGGTTTCCGCAGTCGGCAGATCGAGGCACCCGTCCGCACCAACCAGATCCCGCGACAGATCCCCCCTTGCACGACGTACCTGAAGCCCATTCCGAGCatgctcatcgtcggcctgctgccgTTTGGTGCCATTTTCGTGGAGCTCTACTTCATCATGAGCTCCATCTGGTTCAGTCGCATTTACTACATGTTTggcttcctcttcctctgctACGGCCTCATGATTGTCGtttgcgccgccgtcaccgtccttATGACCTACTTCCTGCTCTGCTCCGAGAACTACAACTGGCAGTGGCGCTcgttcctcgccgccggcaccagcggcgTCTACATCTTCCTCAACTGCCTACTGTACCTGGTGACCAAGGTGAAGctcgccaccatggccggcaCCGTGCTGTACATTGGCTATAGCGCGCTCATTTCCTTTTTGTTCTTTATTCTTGCTGGTACGTTTTGTTCTCCCACGGCCCGCGGTATACTTCTTTCCATGTCTAACACACGACAGGCTCCATTGGCTATTTTGCCAGCTGGTGGTTCGTTCGCAAGATTTACTCTTCCATCAAGATCGACTAAGACTTATGGGGAGCCATGGCGACCTTTCCAAGCTGTGTGGCACTATC belongs to Purpureocillium takamizusanense chromosome 1, complete sequence and includes:
- the TMN2 gene encoding Transmembrane 9 super member 2 (TransMembrane:9 (n6-17c24/25o272-294i346-373o385-405i417-441o453-476i508-531o537-564i576-595o607-636i)~SECRETED:SignalP(1-24~SECRETED:cutsite=ASA-FY~SECRETED:prob=0.9257)~BUSCO:EOG09261FH7~COG:U~EggNog:ENOG503NVFB), producing MYFRDAAPAALFAALLAAPQLASAFYLPGVAPTSYKPGDRVPLNVNSIKPVAALQDYRLHSVISYDYYHPAFQFCQPKDGPEYVSESLGSILFGDRIMTSPFELYMGKNETCKPLCKATYPEKMREFVIERIEQGYSLNWLVDGLPAGQKIQDDLTGTTFYSPGFMLGGFLGEDIEDEEIFFNNHYEIWIEYHEVSGDPNQLRVVGVVVQPGSKDYPGEADCGDNHGPVLFKSGEKDQEVQFSYSVYWKKSDTAWATRWDKYLHVFDPKIHWFWLIDTAIIVVILVLTVMSILVRTLKKDITRYNRLDQINLDDLSGTSALEDGVQEDSGWKLVHGDVFRTPSRPLLLSVLLGNGAQLFVMTGTTIVFALLGFLSPSNRGSLGTIMILLYTLLGFVGGYASARVYKALQGEQWKLNIALTPLLVPGIVFSAFFLLDIFLWAKGSSGAVPFTTMLVIIGIWFVISIPLSVAGSWLGFRSRQIEAPVRTNQIPRQIPPCTTYLKPIPSMLIVGLLPFGAIFVELYFIMSSIWFSRIYYMFGFLFLCYGLMIVVCAAVTVLMTYFLLCSENYNWQWRSFLAAGTSGVYIFLNCLLYLVTKVKLATMAGTVLYIGYSALISFLFFILAGSIGYFASWWFVRKIYSSIKID